A section of the Flavobacterium ardleyense genome encodes:
- a CDS encoding TIGR01777 family oxidoreductase, translating into MKVLITGATGLIGTHLSNLLLSHGIHINYFTTDKDKIKSLPSFEGYYWNPEQCIIDKSAFIGVDAIIHLAGATIAKRWSSSYKQEILQSRVLSGNLLYKTLKENPHQVKQIISASGIAVYPSSMDENYDENFTDYADDFLGNVVEKWENSVRLFNKIGIETCYLRTGLVLAKESVPLQKLLKPISMGAGAAFGSGNQWQSWIHIDDAVKIYYFALANKLSGIYNVVAPQPVTNTMLVHSIASQLGKRIILPNIPQFMVTPFVGEMATLLYDSQKVDASKIISEGYKFRFNEVDEALKDLLSK; encoded by the coding sequence ATGAAAGTATTAATTACTGGAGCGACGGGCCTAATTGGAACTCATCTTTCAAATCTATTATTATCCCACGGAATTCATATCAATTATTTTACTACCGATAAGGACAAAATAAAAAGTTTGCCCAGCTTTGAAGGTTATTATTGGAATCCCGAGCAATGCATCATTGATAAAAGTGCATTTATTGGAGTTGATGCAATCATACATTTAGCTGGAGCAACAATTGCCAAAAGATGGTCATCTAGCTATAAACAGGAAATTTTACAAAGTAGAGTGTTGTCGGGAAATTTGCTTTACAAGACTTTAAAAGAAAATCCGCATCAGGTCAAGCAAATCATTTCGGCTTCTGGTATCGCGGTCTATCCCTCAAGCATGGATGAAAACTATGATGAAAATTTCACAGATTATGCCGATGACTTTTTAGGAAATGTAGTAGAGAAATGGGAAAACAGCGTCCGGCTTTTTAATAAGATAGGAATTGAAACTTGCTACCTTCGGACAGGATTAGTATTAGCAAAAGAAAGTGTTCCGTTACAAAAACTTCTCAAACCGATTTCGATGGGAGCTGGCGCTGCCTTTGGTAGTGGTAATCAGTGGCAATCTTGGATTCATATTGACGACGCTGTAAAAATTTATTACTTTGCTTTGGCAAATAAACTTAGCGGCATTTATAATGTGGTGGCACCGCAACCCGTGACAAATACAATGCTTGTACACTCAATTGCTTCACAATTGGGCAAGCGCATCATTTTACCAAATATTCCTCAATTTATGGTAACACCTTTTGTGGGTGAAATGGCTACTTTACTTTATGACAGTCAGAAAGTTGATGCTTCAAAAATAATTTCGGAAGGATACAAATTCAGATTTAATGAAGTGGATGAAGCCTTAAAAGATTTACTTTCAAAATAA
- a CDS encoding DUF4442 domain-containing protein, translated as MKMSNSNINWFLFAKLPSAYLCGVRVVDINDMSCIARIRENFINKNPFNSIYFAAQSMAAELSTGALIMNELQKSGHNISMLVTNCEMNFIKKAKGEILFSCNQGQEVATAVKAAIETKEGQVLKLQSQGINEQGDIVSEMMFEWSIKSKNRNNKLLLS; from the coding sequence ATGAAAATGTCCAATTCAAATATTAATTGGTTCTTGTTTGCCAAACTTCCTTCTGCTTATCTATGCGGAGTGCGAGTAGTGGATATAAACGATATGAGTTGTATCGCTAGAATTCGGGAAAATTTTATAAATAAGAACCCTTTTAACTCAATTTATTTTGCTGCACAATCGATGGCGGCAGAACTTAGTACCGGAGCCTTGATTATGAATGAATTGCAAAAAAGTGGACACAATATTTCGATGTTGGTCACAAATTGCGAGATGAATTTTATAAAAAAAGCGAAAGGTGAAATACTTTTTAGCTGTAATCAGGGCCAAGAAGTCGCTACCGCAGTTAAGGCAGCAATTGAAACCAAAGAAGGACAAGTTCTCAAATTACAATCGCAAGGAATTAATGAACAGGGAGATATTGTGTCGGAGATGATGTTTGAATGGAGCATAAAATCAAAAAACCGAAATAACAAATTACTTTTAAGTTAA
- a CDS encoding DUF4870 domain-containing protein, with protein sequence MKKINQNIVAFFTHLSALLQYAFPFFSIIVPLIIWSTAEKKLIVRRHAAEVFNFQVSILIYTLILAGLAIPFLIYGFGSFFTWDEFMAGADVNFANYSQAIAPLTFGFIFIGLLFLAKAAEFFLIIYGAVTASRGGFFNYPLSIKFIKSTEIANLDGEIIPTH encoded by the coding sequence ATGAAAAAAATTAATCAAAATATCGTAGCGTTCTTCACCCATCTCAGTGCACTATTGCAATATGCGTTTCCGTTTTTCAGCATCATAGTTCCATTAATAATTTGGAGCACCGCCGAAAAAAAATTGATTGTCAGAAGACATGCAGCCGAAGTTTTTAATTTTCAAGTAAGTATTTTAATTTACACCCTCATTTTGGCTGGATTGGCGATTCCATTTTTAATATATGGATTTGGCAGCTTTTTTACTTGGGACGAATTTATGGCCGGAGCAGATGTCAATTTTGCAAATTATTCTCAAGCTATCGCACCACTGACATTTGGATTTATCTTTATTGGCCTTTTATTTTTGGCGAAAGCCGCAGAATTCTTTTTAATAATTTATGGCGCTGTAACTGCGTCTCGAGGTGGATTCTTTAACTATCCCCTAAGTATTAAATTTATAAAGTCAACCGAAATTGCAAATTTGGATGGCGAAATCATCCCCACTCACTAA
- a CDS encoding PadR family transcriptional regulator, whose product MNIENTKAQMRKGVLEFCILSVLKKNDAYTSEILETLKNAKLLVVEGTIYPLLTRLKNDGLLNYRWEESSSGPPRKYYGLTETGEIFLKELGSTWTELSDAVNIITTQNNNHE is encoded by the coding sequence ATGAATATAGAAAACACAAAAGCGCAAATGCGTAAGGGAGTTTTAGAGTTTTGCATTTTATCGGTTCTGAAAAAAAACGACGCCTACACCTCTGAAATACTTGAAACCTTAAAAAACGCAAAATTACTGGTGGTCGAGGGCACGATCTATCCCCTCCTAACACGATTGAAAAACGATGGACTACTCAACTATCGCTGGGAAGAATCATCTTCAGGACCACCTCGAAAATATTACGGACTGACAGAAACAGGAGAAATCTTTCTTAAAGAATTAGGAAGTACTTGGACAGAATTATCAGATGCAGTAAATATTATAACCACTCAAAATAACAATCATGAATAA
- a CDS encoding PspC domain-containing protein encodes MNKTININLGGLSFHIDEDAYQKLSRYFEAIKLSLSKSGSQDEIIRDIELRIAELFTEWQTAQNQVITLSQVDQMIGIMGQPEDYKIDDEPEEPHTTFQSAKPYRKLYRDTEKGMIGGVSSGLSHYFGIDTVWIRILFALVVFLGFGTGIIIYLILWIVTPAAVTTAEKLEMTGQAVNISNIERKVREEFDNVSNRLKNIDYDEMGKQFKTGGTRVADNFGGAMLSIIGVLAKVLGAFILFIAASTIIGLLIGLITMGSSSFVNFPWYEYAEVANYTSFPLWTISILTFLAVGIPFIFLFILGIKLVAPTVRAMNAVLKYVLITIWLFAVAALIFMGVQQSSAVAYDAKTSTKEILNIATTDTLKVKFRYNDFYTSDLDTSSDFKIIRNEQNQKVIYSNSVEIIVATTDQPQAYLQIEKNADGSSYQEARNAAEKILYKYELQNNTLLLDNYFIYNAANKFRNEKVKLYLYLPENQIIQPDSSLKYYDNSDSSVWNADYSQSLIYRAKNNSFQCISCDEFRVGAKSSTLIDTNDVKNIDSLETTNSEKKRTRKFSYRYNSN; translated from the coding sequence ATGAATAAAACAATTAACATCAACCTAGGCGGACTATCTTTTCATATAGATGAAGATGCTTACCAAAAATTGTCTCGTTATTTTGAGGCTATAAAATTATCGCTCTCAAAATCTGGCAGTCAAGATGAAATAATAAGAGACATTGAGCTGCGAATTGCTGAATTATTTACAGAATGGCAGACCGCACAAAATCAAGTGATTACTCTCTCACAGGTAGATCAGATGATTGGAATAATGGGGCAACCTGAGGATTACAAGATAGATGACGAGCCAGAAGAACCACACACCACTTTTCAGTCGGCAAAGCCATACAGAAAATTGTATCGAGATACCGAAAAAGGAATGATTGGCGGAGTCTCCTCAGGCCTATCGCATTATTTTGGAATTGACACTGTCTGGATTCGTATTCTCTTTGCGCTAGTCGTTTTTTTAGGATTTGGAACTGGAATCATCATCTATCTTATCTTATGGATCGTAACTCCGGCTGCTGTCACTACGGCTGAAAAATTGGAAATGACTGGTCAGGCGGTTAATATTTCTAATATCGAGCGCAAAGTGCGTGAGGAGTTTGACAACGTTTCTAATAGACTGAAAAACATTGACTATGATGAGATGGGAAAGCAGTTCAAAACTGGTGGTACCCGCGTAGCAGATAATTTTGGCGGAGCTATGCTGAGTATTATTGGTGTGCTGGCAAAAGTTTTGGGAGCATTTATCCTTTTTATTGCAGCATCTACTATAATTGGTTTACTAATAGGATTAATTACAATGGGTAGTAGCAGCTTTGTAAATTTCCCCTGGTATGAGTATGCCGAAGTTGCAAATTACACTAGCTTTCCTCTTTGGACAATTAGTATTCTCACCTTTCTAGCAGTAGGAATTCCATTTATTTTTCTATTTATCTTGGGAATCAAATTAGTTGCTCCCACCGTAAGAGCAATGAATGCTGTCTTAAAATACGTACTTATAACAATCTGGCTTTTTGCAGTTGCGGCCTTAATTTTTATGGGAGTTCAGCAAAGTTCTGCGGTAGCTTATGATGCTAAAACCTCAACAAAAGAAATTTTGAATATTGCAACTACTGATACCCTAAAAGTAAAGTTTAGATACAATGATTTCTATACAAGCGATTTGGATACTTCTTCTGATTTTAAAATAATTAGAAATGAGCAGAATCAGAAAGTAATTTACTCAAATAGTGTCGAAATTATTGTTGCAACTACAGATCAGCCTCAAGCATATTTGCAAATTGAAAAAAATGCTGACGGTTCGTCCTATCAAGAAGCCAGAAATGCTGCCGAAAAAATTCTCTACAAATATGAGCTGCAAAATAACACTTTGCTACTTGATAATTATTTCATTTACAATGCGGCAAATAAGTTTCGAAATGAGAAAGTGAAATTATATCTTTACTTGCCTGAAAATCAAATCATACAACCTGACAGCTCATTAAAATATTATGACAACTCAGATAGTAGTGTGTGGAATGCAGATTATTCGCAATCTTTGATATACAGGGCAAAAAACAACTCTTTTCAATGTATAAGTTGTGATGAATTTAGAGTAGGTGCAAAATCTTCAACATTAATTGACACGAACGATGTAAAAAACATAGATTCGCTAGAGACGACAAACAGCGAAAAGAAACGCACCCGTAAGTTTTCATACCGATATAATTCTAACTAA
- a CDS encoding head GIN domain-containing protein has protein sequence MQRILLQLSIIILLATASIMQSCGNTQILESITPSEKTTEQVDVTADFDKIRVSQDIEVELSQGINKSFEIIASDEARENLKIEVEDGELSIGFKKQSLFRNNSNVKILITTPIISNLTTSSSAKIIGMNTFKSKNLTLISSSGSELQVTVDAGELFITASSGSSIEVKGQSNIITAASSSGSSIEALALTGETAIAKSSSGSSIELGLIKSLDAISSSGSSINYKGTPQIVQQKATSGSSINKN, from the coding sequence ATGCAACGTATTCTATTACAACTATCTATAATCATTTTGCTGGCCACAGCTTCTATTATGCAATCCTGTGGAAATACTCAAATTCTAGAAAGCATTACTCCTTCTGAGAAAACTACAGAACAGGTTGATGTTACTGCAGATTTTGATAAAATTAGAGTCAGCCAAGATATCGAGGTCGAACTCAGTCAAGGCATTAATAAATCCTTTGAAATCATTGCAAGCGATGAAGCTCGTGAAAATTTGAAAATTGAGGTTGAGGATGGTGAACTATCAATTGGTTTTAAGAAGCAGTCCCTCTTTAGAAATAATTCAAACGTAAAAATTTTAATTACTACACCAATAATTTCAAATCTGACTACATCGAGCAGTGCAAAAATAATAGGCATGAATACATTCAAGAGCAAAAACCTAACTTTAATAAGTAGTAGTGGCTCTGAGTTGCAAGTCACTGTAGATGCGGGCGAATTGTTTATTACAGCAAGTAGCGGAAGTAGTATTGAAGTAAAAGGACAGTCAAATATAATTACAGCCGCTAGTTCTAGCGGAAGTAGTATCGAAGCATTGGCTCTTACTGGTGAAACAGCGATTGCAAAATCAAGCAGTGGAAGTTCAATTGAGCTGGGACTAATAAAAAGTCTGGATGCAATTTCTTCAAGCGGAAGCTCAATTAATTATAAAGGTACTCCTCAAATAGTCCAACAGAAGGCAACCTCTGGAAGTTCTATTAATAAGAATTAA
- a CDS encoding transglutaminase domain-containing protein has product MKNKIRWALRRHPILYYMRFAMICENISAEVDDENCFNTLNDRKDIAPLFESTFNKIELGGKSDLAKALMIANFLNKKIIGGPGLGLSSDVALYKMLNENAGVCSDFSQIYNVFCLMADIKVREYGVVEKFYNPQFGHTFNEIYCGNLQKWIMLDVGKGVYYTDKVTEQPLSANELFVQLRSQENPQVYSFFEKKDDDRRLDKIYNSDSIPFLITNYSNKTYDLYFNKYQNKVPGFLINFWLILVRKNFKFSFILDDYKKFF; this is encoded by the coding sequence GTGAAAAATAAAATCAGGTGGGCACTTCGAAGGCATCCAATCCTTTATTATATGAGGTTTGCAATGATCTGCGAAAATATTTCAGCAGAGGTTGACGATGAAAATTGTTTTAATACGCTGAACGATCGGAAAGATATTGCGCCATTATTTGAAAGTACCTTTAATAAAATAGAGCTTGGTGGCAAATCAGACTTAGCAAAGGCATTAATGATTGCAAATTTTCTTAATAAAAAAATCATCGGCGGACCAGGTTTAGGCCTCTCTTCCGATGTTGCATTATATAAAATGTTGAATGAAAATGCGGGCGTCTGTAGCGATTTCTCGCAAATTTATAATGTTTTTTGTCTGATGGCAGATATAAAAGTTCGAGAATATGGCGTGGTAGAAAAATTCTACAATCCTCAATTTGGACACACATTTAATGAAATTTACTGTGGTAATTTGCAAAAATGGATCATGCTTGATGTGGGCAAAGGAGTATATTATACTGACAAAGTAACGGAACAGCCCCTCTCGGCAAACGAATTGTTTGTACAACTGCGCAGTCAAGAAAATCCTCAAGTATATAGCTTTTTTGAGAAAAAAGATGATGACAGGCGACTTGACAAAATATATAACTCAGATAGCATTCCGTTTCTTATTACCAACTATAGCAATAAGACATATGATCTATACTTTAACAAATATCAAAATAAGGTACCAGGTTTTTTGATAAACTTTTGGCTCATTTTAGTGCGAAAGAATTTTAAATTCTCATTTATACTTGATGATTACAAGAAGTTTTTCTAA
- a CDS encoding GIN domain-containing protein, which yields MTKICSTFIFLLFITTIFAQKVKGSRAVTIAPREIASFETIEVDSSFDIFLTFGDQCAIEVEADDNLHEFIKTDIANGNLRISTSQEFSSYKKLSLKITYTSDLKIVTCSDDSSVTGLQDIVLADFTFKNSGSSKIYAVVRAPVFNMISSGKSKAELNLTSEKSSIQLSKNANLKALISSKSLVFDMYDKSVAEIEGDATNLTLRLDHNSRFIGKNLTAVNATIVAEGYSSSSLQVTTKAKIEASAKSEIEFYGNPQFEIIKFLDSAKLSRKPL from the coding sequence ATGACTAAAATTTGCTCAACCTTTATTTTTCTACTCTTTATAACAACTATTTTTGCACAGAAAGTAAAGGGATCTCGAGCTGTAACAATTGCTCCCAGGGAAATTGCTTCCTTCGAAACGATAGAAGTGGATAGTAGTTTTGATATTTTTCTAACCTTTGGCGATCAGTGTGCAATAGAAGTTGAAGCAGACGATAATTTGCACGAGTTTATAAAAACTGATATTGCTAATGGAAATCTCCGTATATCTACCTCACAAGAATTTAGCAGTTATAAAAAACTTAGTCTAAAAATCACCTACACTAGCGACCTTAAGATAGTAACATGCAGCGATGATAGCTCAGTTACAGGATTGCAAGACATAGTTTTGGCAGATTTTACTTTTAAAAATTCGGGCTCATCAAAAATTTATGCGGTAGTACGAGCACCGGTTTTTAATATGATTAGCAGTGGAAAGTCGAAAGCTGAACTAAATTTAACATCTGAGAAATCCTCCATTCAGTTATCAAAAAATGCAAATCTCAAAGCCCTAATCTCTTCCAAATCTTTAGTGTTTGATATGTATGATAAATCGGTTGCGGAGATTGAAGGTGATGCTACTAATCTTACACTTAGGCTAGACCATAATTCGAGATTTATCGGGAAAAATTTAACTGCTGTAAATGCGACCATTGTCGCCGAAGGATATTCCTCATCAAGCCTTCAAGTTACTACCAAAGCAAAAATTGAGGCTTCCGCCAAATCAGAAATCGAGTTTTATGGTAATCCGCAGTTTGAAATTATCAAGTTTCTAGATTCAGCGAAACTTAGTAGAAAACCATTATAA
- the trxB gene encoding thioredoxin-disulfide reductase: protein MSEISEVIKCLIIGSGPAGYTAAIYAARADMHPVLYTGMEPGGQLTTTTEVDNFPGYPEGIDGPTMMLQLQAQAERFGTKVHIGMATKAEFSEEEGGIHKITIDGNKVIYAKTVIISTGATAKYLGLPSEQRLRGGGVSACAVCDGFFYRNQDVAIVGAGDTAAEEATYLSNICKSVTMLVRKDKMRASKAMQHKVANTPNLRVLYNTEVEEVLGGDVVEGLRMINNFTQETSEIAITGLFIAIGHKPNTDIFADQLTMDETGYLITDAKTAKTNLPGVFAAGDVQDKDYRQAITAAGSGCMAALDAERYLTMMES, encoded by the coding sequence ATGTCAGAAATATCAGAAGTTATAAAATGCCTAATTATAGGTTCAGGACCTGCAGGATATACTGCAGCAATTTATGCAGCAAGAGCAGATATGCATCCAGTTTTATATACTGGTATGGAACCAGGTGGACAGTTGACAACTACGACAGAAGTTGATAACTTTCCTGGGTACCCTGAAGGGATTGACGGTCCTACAATGATGCTACAATTACAAGCACAAGCGGAGCGTTTTGGAACTAAAGTGCACATTGGAATGGCGACCAAAGCTGAGTTTAGTGAAGAAGAAGGTGGTATTCACAAAATTACCATCGATGGAAATAAAGTTATTTACGCTAAAACCGTAATTATTTCAACTGGAGCTACTGCAAAATATCTTGGCCTGCCAAGTGAGCAAAGACTTCGAGGTGGAGGTGTAAGTGCTTGTGCAGTATGCGACGGGTTTTTCTACAGAAATCAGGACGTAGCAATTGTAGGTGCCGGAGATACTGCCGCCGAAGAAGCTACCTACCTTTCTAATATTTGCAAAAGCGTCACTATGCTTGTTCGTAAAGATAAAATGAGAGCATCGAAAGCAATGCAGCATAAGGTTGCAAATACTCCAAATCTAAGGGTTCTTTACAATACCGAAGTCGAAGAAGTTCTAGGTGGCGATGTTGTGGAAGGCTTGAGAATGATTAATAATTTTACTCAGGAGACTTCGGAAATAGCAATCACAGGTTTATTTATCGCAATTGGTCACAAACCAAATACAGATATATTTGCAGATCAATTGACTATGGATGAAACAGGTTATTTAATAACTGATGCAAAAACTGCCAAGACCAACTTACCAGGGGTTTTTGCTGCTGGTGATGTGCAGGACAAAGATTACCGTCAAGCTATCACTGCTGCGGGAAGTGGTTGTATGGCTGCTCTAGACGCCGAGCGATACCTAACAATGATGGAATCATAA